The Prosthecobacter vanneervenii region CACCACACCGGCAAGTCCGTCGAGCAGATCGAGCGCGACGCCGACCGCGACAACTACATGTCCGCCGCCCAGGCCGCCGAATACGGCCTCGTGGACAAGGTCCTCGTTGGCAAAAAAGACCTCCCTGCCGAAGCCAAATAACCCAACACTCCCTTCCAAAGGGCGGGACTCACACTCCCGCCCTTTTTTGTGCCCTTCACGCTCCCTCCCATCCCATGAAATTCGGCTTCGTCACCGCCATCCTCCCCGAGCTCTCCTTCGACAACGTCCTCAACTTCGCCCGCCACGAAGGCTTCTCCACCGTCGAGGCCATGTGCTGGCCCGTCGGCAAAGCCGAGCGCAAATACGCTGGTGTCACCCACATCGACGTCACCTCGCTCACCAAAACCAAGGCCCAGGAAATCCTCGGCCACTGCGACGATCAGGGCGTCAGCATCAGCGCCCTCGGCTACTACCCCAACATGCTCGACCCGGACGCGGAAGTCTCCCGCGCCACCGTCGCCCATTTCAAAAAAGTCATCGCCGCCGCCCCCAAGCTCGGCGTCGGCCTCGTCACCGGCTTCGTCGGCCGCGACTGGACCCAGACCGTCGATGAAAACTGGCCCCGCTTCCTCAAAATCTGGAAGCCCATCATCCAGTACGCCGAAGACCACGGCGTCAAAATCGCCATCGAAAACTGCCCCATGTCCTTCACCCGCGACGAGTGGCCCGCCGGCAAAAACCTCATGACCACCCCCGCCATCTGGCGCCGCGCCTTCCACGATCTCGACTCCGCCTCCTTCGGCCTCAATTACGATCCCTCCCACTTCATCCTCCAGGACATGGATCCCCTCAGCCCCCTCGCTGAGTTCAAATCCCGCCTCTTCCACATCCACGCCAAGGACGTCCAGATCAATCGCGCCGCCCTCAATGAAGTCGGCCGCTTCGACTTCCCCCTCCGCTGGCACCAGCCGAGAATCCCCGGCTACGGCGACATCAACTGGCCTGCCTTCATGGCCGAGCTCATGCGCATCGGCTACACCGGCCCCCTCTGCATCGAAGTCGAAGACGACACCTTCGGCAAAACCCTCGATGGCCGCATGAAAGCCATCAAGGTCGCCCGCAACATCCTCGCTCCCTACTTCGGGTAACCATCTGAATCGTCCTCGTCCTCGTCCTCCTACTCGAACTCGTCCTCGATCAAAGAGCTCCTTCACTTGCCCACATCTCCATAAAACCCATCTGCACCGTGCCCAGCCTCTTCGTATTGTAGTACCGGCTTCAGCCAGTCCGGCCTCACAGTTCGTGTTCCGGGCCTCAGCCCGTTCTAAACTTAGACTCACGAAACCATCACACGCATGAAGCTCTTCGTTGCACTCCTCCTCGTCCTCACAGGATGCAGCAGAAAGTCTACCGCAAAGCTCATCGTCCCCCCCTTGCCAAAAGTGGAGATCGCCGATGTCCCATCCCCACCAACTCCATCCATCATCGTTGAAAAAGGCTCCAATCTGCGCGCCATAGCCACCGCTGCCTATCACCATGAAAGCTTCAGCAGCTTCGTCGGACAGTTGAATGGCATTTCCAAACCCGAGCGCCTTCTCGCAGGCGCAAAACTCAAGACACCCTCCCTGCCGGTTGCCCTTCACGATGCTGGCCTTGATCCCCAATATCAGCCCGCCGTCAATGCACTTTCCAAGTCTTGGACCGATCTGGCCGCGATCCTCCCAGAGTACATCCATGCTCGCTATGCCGCCAGGGCAAGGGACGGCGATAGATTTGTGGTTCCTGAAAAGATCCGCAAAGCGCTCCTCACATGTGCCGAGGCATTGGATGCATCCGCAGAAGCACTGAGCCATCCTCAGGCGGGACATGTTTCACCTCGTTCCGCCATCAGGCAGTTCGCAGGCGCATCTTCAAGTCTGCAGCGATTCTCACAAGGTTTCGTCGAAAGCCTGGATTATGATACTTACCTCGTTGAGCAGCAGTTTGGCATAGGGTTTACCAACCTGCTATTCTGGGTCCAGTCTCACCACAAATGATTCGATCATAACCGGTTCAGTCAGCCTGCATGACCTTCTGGCTCGCCTTGTCTTGCGCGAAGCTTAGTTCGATTTTCTGAGAGCCAGTTTGAAGCAGCATCAAATTCACCTGATCCTGAAACAGCTCGCAAAACACCGCATCCCTCACCGTCGCCCCCTTCAGCCCCTCCGGCATCTCCACCTCAAAAAACAGCACCACCGCCGGATCCCCGCTCTTCTCACTCTCCTTCTCCATCTCCCGTCCCACCCACGTCATCTTCGCCACCTTTCCTGCCGCGTCCGTCACTACAAAGGTCTTATTCAAGTAAACCAGCACCTGCGCATCAAATTCCGCCGCAGGCGTCTTCTCCATCCGCATCTCCCGCTCGCACTGCCGGATCAGCGCCGTCTCCAGATCGCTGATAAACACCGTCAGGCTCACCTCCAGCCTCTTCGTCTGCGGATTGTACTCCGCCTCCGCCGTGGAGGTATGTACCGGGTGCGCCAGCGCCCCCGCTATCACCAGGAAATAAAAGAGGGTCGCCAGACTGCGCATACGGCTGGAGCTTATCCCGCGCCACCTGCACTGGCAAGACCCTCTCCCCGCCTGCAGCGTTCCAGCTCGCGGACAATATCCGGTCTCTGGACCCCACGCTTAGCACTGGAAACCCCTTGGGATTTAGTGTATTAAATCGCGGATGGTCAAACAAACCTCCGCCAAAATAAGCTCCCGCACTGCCGGAAGCCCTACGGATTTCACTCTCCGTGCTGGCTGGATGCCCCTGCCAGCTTTCTTAGCCGCCTGCTTTAGCTCTCCACGACATGGGCATCCGCTCCGGCAAGATCCCGCAGCCCGCTCGATCTTCATAGCACAATGACCGCACCCTAGCCCCCATTCCCCCAAGCCACCCATCCCCTCATCACCGCACCCAGCCAGCACACCACGCCCCTTCCATGAGACTCATCGGCTTCCTTCTCCTCTCTCTCCTGGTCATCCTCGTTCTCACAAACCCCAATGAAACCGAGTTTCGAAACCACATGCAGAACAAGTACGGCATCGCCGGTTCCCTGAGCCTTAAAGTGGCCTCCATCTTCTCCGCCGGCACCAATTCGGGCATTTCACGAGACAACTACCTCCTCTTCAGCCGCTACTACATCGGCGGAGACGGCATCCTTCCTCGCACCGATCTCGCCTGGGGCGTCGCTGGAAAGTTCTTCGACATCCAGGATCATGACAGAAAGTAGCACTGCATCCTGACGCCAGCCCCTCCTCTAGCTACGGCTCACCTTCCCCCGTCTCGGGTGCGGCTTTCTCCACCTTCGGCATCTCCACCGTAAAGGTCAGCTCCCAAGCTCGCTGCTTGATCACCCACACCACTCCCGCCAGCACCAGCATGGCCAGACACACCAGATGAAACATGCACCCGCTCAGGCAGCCGTTTCCCTGAAACGAACCGCGATAGATGCGCATATCTCTTCTGTCCATGTAGCCCATTCCCTCCACCCTGCTCCATCTTGGATTGGACAGCCAGCATTTGTCGTCGATTTTTAGCCTGTCTTTCACCGACCCCTCCACCCAAAACTTCCCGATCCTCCTCCTATGTCAAGACGCGCACAATCTGGAGTACGCCCCACCCATTGGCTGGGATTGATCGCCATCATCGCCTGTGTTGGCGGCGGCGGTTTCCTTCTCATGCACCGCACCGTGGACCCCATGACTGGTGTCACCGAACTCAATACCGGCGAGTTCATGGAAAACGCCACCGCACTCAGCGGCAATGAATACAAGGTCGAAGGCATCGTGGATGACCGCCTCGACAACTGGCGCAGCTCCGACGGCCGCCTCTTCAGCATGCAGGTCACCGACAGCTCCGGCAGCACCTTTGTTCCGGTATGGGTTCCGCCAGATTTCAAAGGGTCCAATATCCAGCGCGGTCAGCGCTACATCGTCAAAGTACGCGTTCTTGAAACCGGCGTGCTCGAAGTCATCGAACTCAACAAAGCCTGAGCCTCCCCACCTCCATGAAGATCCTCCTCCCCATCTTCGTCTTCGCTGCACTCGCTCCTCTCAGTGCCCAGGTGCTGCCAGGCGCACCCGGCGCGGGCGCACCTCCAGCCAGCACCACCACCAATTCGAACAACAATTACAACATGGTCCCGGGCTCTGCCTCAGACAGGCAGACAGACACCCAGACCGCATTGGGCAACATGCCCATGGCAGACCCCGGCTCCGAGAATGTCTCCTTCAATGGCAAGCTCTGGAACGTGACCAACAATCGCATGATGCGCTCCCGGTTTGAGACCTATCTCACCACCCCGGAGGCCAAGGGCCCGGAGGATCAGGCCTACCGCGATATCATGGCGCAGATCATGGAGCTCCTCTCCCCCAATCACAAGCAGGCTCCAGATCCCGTCACCAAGGTGCAAGCCCGCGGCCCGGAGGTCATGAAGGCCTTCGCCCTGCTCCCGGAGGCAGGCACCGCCAAGATCGACGGCGGCCTATGCAATGCCTTGGCCAATGCCGTCTGGGATGTCTGGACCTCCCAGAAACGTGTCAATGAACGCAAGCTCGCCAACGCCGCCATGATGGAGCGCCGCAAGCAGCTCGAATGGAATGCAGAGATGGGCCTCAACAGCGCTCCCCTCGCCAAAAACGGCCCCACCTCCACCAAGTCGCAAAACAACGCGCAGGTGCAGCAAAACAACAGCGCCACCGTCGGACGCACCTCCGGCTACATCAAAGGCATAGCCGAAATCGAAGCTCGCACCAAGCTCAATGAGACCGCCATGGGCCTCTCAGAGATCACCAGCAAGACTCAGTTTCAGGCCATGATCATCCAGATGTTCCTGCAGCGCCGCTTCGAGCACGCCATCATCGCCTGTCGTTTCTACCCCAATCTCTTCCGCGATGGCGAA contains the following coding sequences:
- a CDS encoding sugar phosphate isomerase/epimerase family protein, whose amino-acid sequence is MKFGFVTAILPELSFDNVLNFARHEGFSTVEAMCWPVGKAERKYAGVTHIDVTSLTKTKAQEILGHCDDQGVSISALGYYPNMLDPDAEVSRATVAHFKKVIAAAPKLGVGLVTGFVGRDWTQTVDENWPRFLKIWKPIIQYAEDHGVKIAIENCPMSFTRDEWPAGKNLMTTPAIWRRAFHDLDSASFGLNYDPSHFILQDMDPLSPLAEFKSRLFHIHAKDVQINRAALNEVGRFDFPLRWHQPRIPGYGDINWPAFMAELMRIGYTGPLCIEVEDDTFGKTLDGRMKAIKVARNILAPYFG
- a CDS encoding DUF6702 family protein — its product is MRSLATLFYFLVIAGALAHPVHTSTAEAEYNPQTKRLEVSLTVFISDLETALIRQCEREMRMEKTPAAEFDAQVLVYLNKTFVVTDAAGKVAKMTWVGREMEKESEKSGDPAVVLFFEVEMPEGLKGATVRDAVFCELFQDQVNLMLLQTGSQKIELSFAQDKASQKVMQAD